One Jeotgalibaca porci genomic region harbors:
- a CDS encoding YrrS family protein — MSNKIQSRSQRNKNNNNRSDLVLKLSIGLLVIAIFILLLEFIYPGSNSSNETDLVLGSNEESESVVIDTESSEESEEDESIETVESDETEESSESEAEISSEVTSEESDADIREIPSNDPNVIKAYAADWEPIGTTQSGTHVTDYNDGSADRIEIKRAASQATGVPEDDIVEYWVGNAGEQRVTATIMQVSTGKYFKTYLTWNDGKGWQVTRYDEIRTVVQ; from the coding sequence TTGTCTAATAAAATACAATCACGTTCACAAAGAAATAAAAATAATAATAATCGCTCAGATTTAGTTTTAAAATTATCGATTGGCCTGTTAGTTATTGCTATCTTTATTTTATTGCTTGAATTTATCTATCCAGGTTCAAACAGTTCAAATGAAACGGATTTAGTCCTCGGAAGTAATGAAGAATCAGAATCGGTGGTCATTGATACAGAATCTAGTGAGGAATCTGAAGAAGACGAATCTATTGAAACGGTCGAATCAGACGAAACAGAGGAGTCAAGTGAATCAGAGGCAGAAATATCTTCCGAGGTTACATCTGAAGAGAGTGATGCTGACATTCGTGAAATTCCTTCGAATGATCCAAATGTCATCAAAGCTTATGCCGCAGATTGGGAGCCAATCGGAACAACACAGTCGGGTACTCATGTAACAGACTACAATGATGGTAGCGCGGATCGTATCGAAATAAAACGTGCAGCATCACAAGCAACAGGTGTTCCTGAAGATGATATAGTGGAATACTGGGTTGGAAATGCTGGCGAACAGCGTGTAACTGCGACCATAATGCAAGTTTCAACTGGAAAGTATTTCAAAACATATTTAACTTGGAATGATGGAAAAGGTTGGCAAGTCACACGTTATGATGAAATTAGAACGGTTGTTCAATAA
- a CDS encoding threonine/serine exporter family protein: protein MITIIFESLVAFVADALFAVLLQSPKRSIFHIGLTGAAGWFVFLIGMQFFNKVVATLLASLTIALLSQYFARILKTPTTIYFLPAFFPLVPGEGIYRAVFAFIDGDYSTATVYLNGALLVSGSIAVAIFLVDSIFNLQARLKVISLSKK from the coding sequence ATGATTACAATAATATTTGAATCGCTGGTTGCTTTTGTGGCAGATGCGTTGTTTGCTGTTCTTCTTCAATCGCCAAAACGTTCTATCTTCCATATTGGATTAACCGGAGCTGCCGGATGGTTTGTATTCTTAATCGGTATGCAGTTCTTTAATAAAGTGGTTGCGACTTTATTGGCAAGTTTAACAATTGCTCTGTTGTCGCAATATTTCGCTCGAATTTTAAAGACCCCCACAACCATTTATTTTTTACCTGCGTTTTTCCCACTTGTTCCAGGAGAGGGGATTTACCGTGCTGTATTTGCTTTTATAGACGGTGATTACAGTACAGCGACCGTTTATCTGAATGGTGCCTTGTTAGTTTCAGGTTCTATTGCAGTTGCCATCTTTTTAGTCGACTCCATTTTTAACTTGCAAGCACGTTTGAAAGTGATTAGTTTATCCAAAAAGTAA